One region of Cucurbita pepo subsp. pepo cultivar mu-cu-16 chromosome LG03, ASM280686v2, whole genome shotgun sequence genomic DNA includes:
- the LOC111791156 gene encoding cystathionine gamma-synthase 1, chloroplastic-like, whose product MAGSSHARLLGPASDCRSCPDLAVAGRFRGHSYSRFTHEAKSVKATVASYALSSSRIFKFPPNFVRQLSTKARRNCSNIGVAQVVAASWSNNSSPFQSAAAASANAVDAAAAAAVPATSDAAALEGSVGTESLKVEEGLGDSRTSVFDCDGSVAIHAGERFGRGRVDDAITTPVVNTSAYFFKKTADLLDFKEKRAVSFEYGRYGNPTTIVAEEKISALEGAESTLIVASGMCASTMMLLALVPAGGHIVTTTDCYRKTRIFIETILPKMGITATTIDPADMNALEVALKENNVSLFFTESPTNPFLRCVDIKLVSEMCHRHGALVCIDGTFATPLNQKALSLGADLVLHSATKYIGGHNDVLAGCVSGSLKLVSEIRNLHHVIGGALNPNAAYLIIRGMKTLHLRVQQQNSSALRMAKLLEAHPKIKCVYYPGLPSHPEHNLAKRQMTGFGGVVSFEVDGDITTTIKFIDSLKIPYIAPSFGGCESIIDQPAIMSYWDLNQTERLKYGIKDNLVRFSIGIEDFEDLKADILQALDAI is encoded by the exons ATGGCTGGTTCTTCTCACGCTAGACTCCTTGGCCCTGCTTCCGACTGCCGTTCCTGTCCCGATCTCGCTGTTGCAGGTCGTTTTCGAGGGCACAGCTACAGCCGATTTACTCATGAAGCCAAATCGGTGAAGGCGACGGTGGCGTCTTACGCCTTGTCTTCTTCCCGGATTTTCAAGTTTCCGCCCAATTTCGTCAGGCAACTCAGTACCAAGGCGCGTAGGAACTGCAGTAATATTGGCGTTGCACAGGTTGTCGCGGCTTCGTGGTCGAACAACTCCTCTCCTTTTCaatcggcggcggcggcgtcGGCTAATGCCGTTGACGCCGCTGCCGCTGCCGCAGTGCCTGCCACTTCTGATGCGGCGGCGTTGGAAGGTAGCGTTGGTACTGAGAGTTTGAAGGTAGAGGAGGGTTTAGGTGATTCCAGAACCTCTGTCTTCGATTGCGATGGGAGTGTTGCAATCCACGCTG GCGAAAGATTCGGTCGTGGTAGAGTTGACGACGCTATTACTACGCCGGTGGTTAACACTTCCgcttatttctttaaaaaaactgCTGATCTCCTTGATTTCAAG GAGAAGCGCGCTGTAAGTTTCGAGTATGGGCGCTATGGAAATCCAACGACAATTGTTGCGGAGGAGAAGATAAG TGCTTTAGAAGGGGCTGAATCTACCCTGATTGTGGCCTCAGGCATGTGTGCCAGCACGATGATGCTGCTGGCGTTGGTTCCGGCTGGAGGGCATATCGTGACGACCACAGATTGCTACAGGAAGACGAGAATTTTTATTGAGACCATACTTCCCAAAATGGGAATCACG GCTACCACCATTGATCCTGCAGATATGAACGCCCTAGAAGTAGCTCTGAAAGAGAATAAT gtttctcttttcttcacTGAATCCCCAACTAATCCATTTCTGAGATGCGTTGACATTAAACTCGTTTCAGAGATGTGTCATCGACATGGAGCATTGGTGTGCATTGATGGTACATTTGCCACACCATTGAACCAGAAGGCACTTTCACTCGGGGCTGACCTGGTTCTTCACTCTGCCACCAAGTATATTGGGGGCCACAATGAT GTCCTTGCTGGTTGTGTAAGTGGTTCTCTGAAACTGGTTTCCGAGATTCGGAATCTTCATCATGTGATAGGTGGTGCCTTAAATCCA AATGCTGCTTACTTAATTATACGAGGCATGAAGACGTTGCATCTTCGTGTTCAGCAGCAGAATTCCTCAGCTCTTAGGATGGCAAAGCTTTTAGAGGCTCATCCTAAG ATCAAATGTGTTTATTACCCTGGACTGCCTAGTCATCCCGAGCACAATCTTGCTAAAAGGCAGATGACTGGTTTTGGGGGCGTAGTTAGCTTCGAG GTTGATGGCGATATAACGACCACCATAAAATTCATTGACTCATTGAAAATACCATATATTGCTCCATCATTTGGTGGGTGCGAGAGTATCATAGACCAGCCGGCTATAATGTCATATTG GGATCTTAATCAGACAGAGAGGCTGAAGTATGGGATAAAGGACAACTTGGTGCGCTTCAGCATTGGAATTGAAGACTTTGAGGATTTGAAGGCTGATATTCTGCAGGCTCTTGATGCCATTTAA
- the LOC111791157 gene encoding uncharacterized protein At5g39570-like, translated as MPYYTRDDEAVDDFDEYDPTPYGGGFDLFLTYGRPISPCEDTCYPHSAGNDNEFDYERPQFESNAQPSAYGDDALQAEYSSYSRPKPHSYGAPPRPVEQEYGSGGYESARPQPAYGYQQSGSEYGSEGYGRKSESEQQEYGSGGYRRKQESESYGSEEYGSGGYGRKQESESYGSGGYGGRQESDSYGSGGGYGRKQESDSYGSGGYGGRQESDSYGSGGYGGRQESDSYGSGGGYGRKQESDSYGSGGYGRKQESESYGSGGGYGRREEGESESYGSGGYRRQSETEEYGSGRKQSYGEEEGSGGYGKQEYESSGYRREKYERPNYGDEERMRPSYGRSEEEDYRKPSYAEDEEREYAYGEEGYGRKKYGGDSDEDSRRHHHHRRNYEDE; from the exons ATGCCGTACTACACGAGGGACGATGAGGCGGTGGATGACTTCGACGAGTACGATCCGACGCCCTACGGCGGAGGATTTGACCTATTTCTGACATATGGCCGTCCAATTTCGCCCTGCGAAGATACCTGCTACCCGCACTCTGCTGGCAACGATAACGAGTTTGATTACGAGCGTCCCCAGTTTGAATCCAATGCCCAGCCCTCAGCTTATGGCGACGACGCCCTCCAGGCTGAGTACAGCAGTTACTCCCGCCCTAAGCCTCATTCTTATGGTGCTCCGCCTCGTCCTGTGGAACAAGAATACGGATCTGGTGGTTATGAGTCTGCTAGGCCCCAGCCGGCTTATGGGTACCAGCAAAGTGGATCCGAGTACGGATCTGAAGGATATGGTCGGAAATCGGAGTCGGAGCAACAGGAGTACGGATCTGGTGGGTATAGGCGGAAACAGGAATCGGAGTCTTACGGATCTGAAGAATACGGATCTGGTGGGTATGGGCGGAAACAGGAATCGGAATCTTACGGGTCTGGTGGTTATGGGGGGAGACAGGAATCCGATTCTTACGGATCTGGTGGTGGGTATGGGCGGAAACAGGAATCGGATTCTTACGGGTCTGGTGGTTATGGGGGGAGACAGGAATCGGACTCTTACGGGTCTGGTGGTTATGGGGGGAGACAGGAATCGGATTCTTACGGATCCGGTGGTGGTTATGGGCGGAAACAGGAATCGGATTCTTATGGATCTGGTGGGTATGGGCGGAAACAGGAATCGGAGTCTTACGGATCTGGTGGTGGGTATGGGCGGAGAGAGGAGGGGGAATCGGAGTCGTATGGGTCTGGTGGGTACCGGAGGCAGTCGGAGACTGAAGAGTACGGATCCGGGCGAAAACAGAGTTATGGGGAAGAAGAGGGGAGTGGGGGGTATGGGAAGCAGGAGTATGAGAGTTCTGGGTATAGAAGGGAGAAGTATGAGAGGCCAAATTATGGGGATGAGGAGCGGATGAGGCCGAGCTATGGGCGGTCGGAGGAGGAGGATTACAGGAAGCCAAGCTACGCGGAGGACGAGGAGCGTGAGTATGCGTATGGGGAAGAGGGATATGGGCGCAAGAAATAC GGTGGTGATTCTGACGAGGACAGCCGCCGCCACCATCACCACCGCAGGAACTATGAGgatgagtga
- the LOC111791159 gene encoding uncharacterized protein LOC111791159, with product MAHNLAAVSFHFPQLIINRKCHQKRHCFRSFAVKNNNNNHQNPPIFSLRFSTFHPLFESPHASFDEYIGDEDRLLRATFSGKSEKLSKGEWRVEMPSFQLLFLKLSPVVDVRLSCRSSAKDYPIHIPRHVAKFLDLQMMRWEVRGMGKDFKPQMFRISVKGATYAVRTESESKSVLRNHLILDLHSFDSPIPTDFLQPFAEKGLEGMMKESMRDFTQNLVLDYTKYKKEKQSKNA from the exons ATGGCACATAATTTGGCTGCTGTTTCATTCCACTTTCCACAGCTTATTATCAACCGGAAATGCCATCAGAAAAGGCATTGTTTTAGAAGCTTTGCagtgaagaacaacaacaataatcaTCAAAACCCaccaattttctctcttagaTTCTCCACTTTTCATCCACTTTTTGAGTCTCCTCAT GCTTCGTTTGATGAGTATATTGGAGACGAAGATCGATTGTTGAGAGCTACTTTTTCgggaaaaagtgaaaaattaagcaag GGTGAATGGAGAGTCGAAATGCCATCTTTTCAATTGCTATTCCTCAAGCTTAGCCCTGTAGTTGACGTGAGACTAAGTTGCAGAAGCTCCGCCAAAGATTACCCTATTCATATTCCTCGCCATGTCGCTAAATTTCTTGACCTTCAAATG ATGAGATGGGAGGTGAGGGGAATGGGCAAAGATTTCAAACCGCAAATGTTCAGAATCAGTGTAAAAGGAGCGACGTATGCCGTTAGAACAGAATCAGAATCAAAAAGTGTGCTGAGAAATCATTTGATTCTCGATCTTCACAGCTTTGATTCGCCCATACCCACTGATTTTCTTCAGCCATTTGCAGAAAAG GGATTGGAGGGAATGATGAAGGAAAGTATGAGAGATTTTACACAAAATTTGGTTTTGGATTACACCAAATACAAGAAGGAGAAGCAAAGCAAGAATGCCTAA
- the LOC111791155 gene encoding TMV resistance protein N, with protein MEAAMADDPLRAQHGGWIYDVFLSFRGEDTRKNFTDHLYYALIDAGLNVFRDDPELQQGEDITSELERAIQGSKVAVIVFSQNYADSRWCLEELVKIMECRRTLRQLVLPIFYDVDPSTVRKQTGGFEEAFLRHEQRFFTDIDRVLRWRMALSEAANLSGWDLRNIADGHEAKFIRLIVEKISRELNSTYLFIALYPVGIESRVKVVASHLDIGSNGVRFVGILGMGGMGKTTIAKALYNQLYHNFEAKCFLANIKDISKQPNGQIRLQEQLLSSLTKSTKIKLENVDRGIVVLQERLRRKKVLLILDDVDEIGQLNAIARSREWFGSGSRIVLTTRDQHLLNQLEVDGICSVDEMDDTEALELFSWHAFRNSYPSETFHELSKRVVNYSGGLPLALEVLGSFLFGRSRAEWEDTLNKLKKIPDDQIQRKLRISFDGLNDHTYKDIFLDVSCFFIGVDKNYVEQVLDGCGFFPKIGISVLLQRCLLTIGDKNKLMMHDLLRDMGREIVREKFPKEPERHSRLVLHEEVLSVLSRHKGTYAIEGLSLKLPRFSKEKLSSKAFNEMQNLRLLQLNFVNLTGDFKHISQEIRWLCWHGFPLKFLPKDFHMEKLVAVDLRYSQIRFFWKESKFLKNLKFLNLSHSHYLTYTPDFSKLPNLETLKLKDCKSLVELHPTIGELKALILINLKDCKCLKSLPKGFSMLKSLETLILSGCSKLSTLPEDLGEMVSLITLTADDTAIQRIPSTIVKLKNLKYLSLCGCKGPPSKSFPSAFWSWISPTKYPNSILLPSSLQGLNALRTLRLNNCNLSNNTIPKDIGSLISLRELDLRDNSFHSLPSSISGLMKLETLMLDHCTELQCIPDLPPHLNSLYASNCISLERAPDLSNVKRMVALSVSNCPKLMDIPGLEMLLDSIRVIHMEGCSNISNSFKENILLGWTVSGFGGVCVPGKEIPDWFAYKDEGHSVFFDLPQFTDCNLEGFIVCIVYSSCFDNAVSSDLPSLSVINYTKGVITTNKPLTNDVVMSTEDHLWQGHLSNKTFKMESGDEVEIIIDFGAEITVKKIGISLVFDKYVERKMLEFGSTSNDDVAVVNNRDGDVNENEGVGIKRGCDHDDGPSDSYQLPKRLKYENNSDEDQRENERL; from the exons ATGGAAGCAGCCATGGCCGATGACCCTCTCCGAGCTCAACACGGCGGTTGGATATACGATGTTTTTCTAAGTTTTAGAGGCGAAGACACTCGCAAGAACTTTACAGATCATCTCTACTACGCATTGATCGATGCTGGTCTCAACGTCTTCCGAGACGATCCAGAGCTCCAACAAGGCGAAGACATAACCTCGGAGCTCGAACGAGCAATCCAGGGATCGAAGGTCGCTGTTATTGTTTTCTCACAAAACTACGCAGATTCGCGATGGTGCTTGGAAGAGCTCGTGAAGATCATGGAATGTAGAAGAACTTTGAGGCAATTGGTTTTGCCGATATTCTACGATGTTGATCCATCTACTGTGAGGAAGCAAACGGGCGGATTTGAAGAGGCGTTTCTTCGACATGAACAGCGTTTCTTCACGGACATTGATCGAGTTCTTAGGTGGCGAATGGCTCTCTCTGAAGCTGCAAATTTATCTGGTTGGGATTTGAGAAACATCGCCGATGG ACATGAGGCCAAATTCATAAGGTTGATCGTTGAGAAGATATCAAGGGAACTCAACAGCACATACTTATTCATAGCTCTTTATCCAGTGGGAATTGAATCAAGAGTGAAAGTTGTGGCATCACATTTAGATATTGGATCAAATGGTGTTCGTTTTGTAGGAATTTTGGGGATGGGAGGAATGGGCAAAACCACCATTGCAAAAGCACTTTACAATCAACTTTATCACAACTTCGAAGCCAAATGTTTCCTTGCCAATATCAAAGACATCTCCAAGCAACCCAATGGTCAAATTCGCTTACAAGAACAACTCCTCTCTTCACTCACAAAATCCACCAAGATTAAGTTGGAAAATGTCGACCGAGGAATTGTCGTGTTACAAGAAAGACTTCGTAGGAAAAAAGTGCTTTTGATATTAGATGATGTAGATGAAATAGGACAGTTAAATGCCATAGCGAGAAGTCGTGAATGGTTCGGTTCGGGAAGTAGAATTGTTCTAACAACTCGAGATCAACATTTGCTAAATCAACTCGAAGTAGACGGAATTTGCTCTGTTGATGAAATGGATGACACTGAAGCTCTCGAGCTCTTTAGTTGGCATGCCTTTCGCAATAGTTATCCTTCGGAAACCTTTCATGAACTGTCAAAACGTGTTGTGAATTATTCAGGAGGATTGCCATTGGCTCTTGAAGTGTTAggctctttcctttttggtaGAAGCAGAGCTGAATGGGAAGATACATTGAACAAACTGAAGAAAATTCCAGACGATCAAATTCAAAGAAAGCTTAGAATCAGCTTTGATGGGCTTAATGATCACACATACAAAGATATATTTCTTGATGTTTCATGTTTCTTTATTGGAGTGGACAAAAACTATGTTGAACAAGTGTTAGATGGCTGTGGATTCTTTCCAAAAATTGGTATTAGTGTTCTTCTTCAGAGATGCCTTTTAACAATTGGCGACAAAAACAAGTTAATGATGCATGATTTGCTAAGAGATATGGGGAGAGAAATTGTTCGTGAAAAGTTCCCAAAAGAGCCTGAAAGACATAGCAGACTTGTTCTTCATGAGGAAGTTCTTTCTGTACTTTCAAGACATAAG GGAACTTATGCCATTGAAGGGCTAAGTTTGAAGCTGCCAAGATTTAGCAAGGAAAAGCTGAGCTCAAAAGCGTTTAATGAAATGCAGAATTTAAGGTTACTTCAACTTAACTTTGTCAACTTAACTGGAGATTTCAAGCATATTTCTCAGGAGATAAGGTGGCTCTGTTGGCATGGATTTCCTTTGAAGTTCTTACCTAAAGACTTTCATATGGAGAAATTGGTTGCTGTGGACTTGAGATATAGCCAAATCAGATTCTTTTGGAAGGAGTCTAAG TTTTTGaagaacttgaaatttcttaATCTTAGCCATTCTCATTACCTAACGTATACTCCGGATTTCTCGAAACTCCCCAATCTGGAGACACTAAAACTCAAAGATTGCAAGAGTTTGGTTGAGTTGCACCCTACCATTGGAGAACTGAAGGCActcattttaataaacttgAAGGACTGCAAATGCCTCAAGTCTCTCCCAAAGGGTTTCTCCATGTTAAAATCTCTGGAAACTCTGATTCTTTCAGGTTGTTCAAAGCTCAGTACTTTGCCAGAGGATTTAGGAGAAATGGTATCATTAATAACTCTAACAGCTGATGATACAGCCATTCAACGAATTCCTTCCACTATTGTGAAGCTGAAAAACCTTAAATATCTATCTCTATGTGGGTGTAAAGGGCCTCCATCCAAATCATTCCCTTCAGCCTTTTGGTCTTGGATTTCACCAACCAAATATCCAAACTCAATTCTGCTCCCTTCTTCCTTACAAGGCTTAAACGCCTTAAGAACACTACGCCTAAACAACTGCAACTTGTCAAACAACACAATTCCAAAAGACATAGGGAGTTTGATTTCTTTGAGAGAATTGGATTTGAGAGACAATTCATTCCATAGCTTACCATCAAGCATTAGTGGCCTTATGAAACTCGAGACTCTTATGTTGGATCATTGCACTGAGCTTCAATGTATCCCAGATTTACCGCCACATTTGAATTCATTGTATGCATCAAACTGCATTTCATTAGAAAGGGCACCCGATTTGTCGAATGTCAAGCGTATGGTAGCTTTGTCTGTGAGTAATTGCCCCAAACTTATGGATATCCCTGGCTTGGAAATGTTGTTGGACTCTATTAGAGTCATTCACATGGAAGGATGTAGCAACATCTCCAACTCCTTCAAGGAAAACATTCTACTG GGATGGACAGTTAGTGGATTTGGAGGAGTTTGTGTTCCAGGCAAGGAAATTCCAGATTGGTTTGCATACAAAGATGAGGGTCACTCAGTGTTCTTTGATTTGCCTCAGTTTACTGATTGCAATTTAGAAGGCTTCATTGTGTGCATAGTTTACTCTTCTTGTTTTGACAACGCAGTGTCATCAGACCTTCCAAGTTTATCAGTCATAAATTACACAAAGGGTGTCATTACAACCAACAAACCTCTTACCAATGATGTAGTAATGTCAACTGAAGATCACTTGTGGCAAGGCCATTTATCAAACAAAACCTTCAAGATGGAATCTGGCGATGAAGTCGAGATCATCATTGATTTTGGAGCTGAAATCACTGTGAAGAAGATCGGCATCTCGCTGGTGTTCGACAAGtatgttgaaagaaaaatgttggaGTTTGGATCGACCTCAAATGACGATGTTGCTGTCGTTAATAACCGAGACGGAGatgttaatgaaaatgaaggagTCGGGATTAAGAGAGGTTGTGACCATGATGATGGACCAAGTGATTCGTACCAGCTGCCCAAAAGGTTGAAGTATGAAAATAACTCGGATGAGGATCAGAGGGAAAATGAAAGGCTTTGA
- the LOC111791160 gene encoding vesicle transport v-SNARE 13-like codes for MSEVFEGYERQYCELSANLFRKCTSASALDGEQKKQTLSEITGGIDEAESLIRKMNLDARTLQPSVKANLLAKLREYKSDLNNLKREVKRITFGNLNAAARNELLESGLADTIAVSADQRTRLMSTTERLGKSSDRIKDSQRTMLETEDLGVSILEDLHSQRQPLLRAHDTLHGVDDNIGRSKRILTNMSRRMNKNKWTIACIGTVLVIAIIVILYFKLK; via the exons ATGAGCGAGGTATTCGAAGGCTACGAGCGTCAATATTGCGAGCTTTCTGCCAATCTTTTCAGAAAATGCACCTCCGCCAGTGCCCTAGATGGAG AGCAGAAGAAGCAAACGCTTTCTGAGATAACGGGTGGTATTGATGAAGCAGAATCTCTG ATTCGGAAAATGAATCTCGACGCGAGGACTTTGCAGCCGAGTGTGAAGGCTAATCTTCTTGCTAAGCTAAGGGAATATAAATCAGATTTGAACAATCTCAAAAGAGAAGTAAAACGAATTACATTTGGCAACTTAAATGCAGCTGCACGCAATGAGTTGCTGGAATCTGGATTGGCTGATACCATCGCG GTCTCAGCTGATCAAAGAACTAGACTAATGAGCACAACAGAGAGATTAGGCAAGTCGAGCGACCGGATTAAGGATAGCCAAAGAACTATGCTTGAAACTGAGGACCTTGGAGTCTCAATCCTAGAAGATTTGCATTCACAGAGACAACCTCTTTTGCGTGCCCATGACACG CTTCATGGTGTGGATGATAACATAGGCAGAAGCAAAAGAATTTTAACCAATATGTCAAGGAGgatgaacaaaaataagtGGACAATTGCCTGCATAGGTACTGTTCTTGTTATTGCCATCATTGTGATATTGTACTTCAAACTTAAATAG